The genomic region GATTACTGCAACCTTTGATACAAAACATGCCATAGGAATTACTAGTGATCAAGGAACAGAGTTATTGATTCATGTAGGAATTGATACAGTTCAGCTAAATGGAGAAGGATACGAATGCTTTGTTGAAAAAGGAGATCATGTTGAAACGGGAGACTCGTTAATTCAATTTGATTTAAAAGAAATTAATAGAAAAGAATTTGAAACAATTACACCTATTGTCATTACAAATTCGAATGAATATGGGGATATTATTTCAATAGAAGGAAAAGAGGTAGCAATAGGAGATAAGCTTTTGCAGGTGATTAGATAAAGGAGGAATAAAAATGGTTTTAAGAAAAGATTTTTTATGGGGTGGAGCAACAGCAGCCAATCAATGTGAAGGTGGTTTTAATGAAGGTGGGCGAGGTTTAGCGAACGTAGATTTAATTCCTACAGGAGAAGAACGCCGCAAAATTATAAGAGGCCAGAAAAAAATGTTTGAATTTGAGGATGGCTATTTCTATCCAGCAAAAGAAGCAATTGACATGTATCATCATTACAAAGAAGATATTGCACTTTTTTGCGAAATGGGTTTTAATGTGTATCGTTTATCGATTGCTTGGTCACGTATTTTTCCAAATGGAGACGAGCAAGAGCCAAATGAAGATGGGTTGAAATTTTACGAAGATTTATTTAAAGAATGTCACCGTCATGGTATAGAGCCTTTAGTGACGATTACTCACTTCGATTGTCCTATGCATTTAATAGAAGAATACGGTGGATGGCGTAATCGAAAAACGATTGAATTCTACGAACGACTTTGCCAGGTTATATTCAATCGGTACAAAGGCTTAGTTAAATATTGGTTGACTTTTAATGAAATTAATATGATTCTCCATGCTCCATTTTTAGGCGCAGGATTGTATTTTGAAGAAGGTGAGAATCAAGAACAAGTCAAATATCAAGCAGCTCATCATGAATTGGTTGCAAGTGCGTTAGCTACCAAGATTGCTCATGAAGTGGACCCAGAGAATCAAGTAGGTTGTATGTTGGCAGCGGGAGAATATTATCCGTACACTCCAAATCCAGAAGATATTCTTTTAGCTCAAAAAAGAGATCGAGAGAATTACTTCTTTATTGATGTACAATCACGTGGAGCGTATCCAGCATATGCTTTGAAAGAATTAGAACAAAAAGGTATTCAGATAACAATGGAATCAGGGGATACCGAATTATTAAAGGAACACACAGTAGA from Jeotgalibaca dankookensis harbors:
- a CDS encoding 6-phospho-beta-glucosidase — translated: MVLRKDFLWGGATAANQCEGGFNEGGRGLANVDLIPTGEERRKIIRGQKKMFEFEDGYFYPAKEAIDMYHHYKEDIALFCEMGFNVYRLSIAWSRIFPNGDEQEPNEDGLKFYEDLFKECHRHGIEPLVTITHFDCPMHLIEEYGGWRNRKTIEFYERLCQVIFNRYKGLVKYWLTFNEINMILHAPFLGAGLYFEEGENQEQVKYQAAHHELVASALATKIAHEVDPENQVGCMLAAGEYYPYTPNPEDILLAQKRDRENYFFIDVQSRGAYPAYALKELEQKGIQITMESGDTELLKEHTVDFISFSYYSSRVASADPEVKKTAGNLFATVKNPYLKTSEWGWQIDPLGLRVTMNSLYDRYQKPLFIVENGLGAVDEPDKNGYVEDDYRIDYLAQHLQVMKDAVELDGVDLLGYTSWGCIDLVSAGTGEMKKRYGFIYVDRDNEGKGTLKRYKKKSFYWYKKVIATNGEDLSLNI